The following coding sequences are from one Dreissena polymorpha isolate Duluth1 chromosome 8, UMN_Dpol_1.0, whole genome shotgun sequence window:
- the LOC127842102 gene encoding uncharacterized protein LOC127842102 yields the protein MSIRYATFAYTISALWQALREIFPAAQMKGCVFHWTQAVLRRINEVGLKTTYERREAVHALMRKLMAVPFLPGTHIPRAFSRLAERATSMETEAVFSYIQSTWLDSSIWAPEEWSVYRQTVRTNNDTEGWHRRLSLKAADHKCSFYVLVPLLRREAEYLPVQAQLVREGTGRVRLNVYVNLDEELGQLWEEYDQRELTTEDFLNQDRGDVCLLNRRLLMMMMMMMMMMMMMMMMMMMMMMMMMMMMMIMLGYINLSPHDDDYHVTLMIIMMNIIIIIIMMNML from the exons ATGTCAATTCGTTATGCAACTTTTGCATATACTATTTCAGCCTTGTGGCAGGCGCTACGCGAAATCTTCCCCGCCGCCCAGATGAAAGGCTGCGTGTTTCACTGGACCCAGGCTGTGCTGCGGCGCATCAACGAAGTGGGCCTGAAGACCACGTATGAGAGACGGGAGGCCGTCCACGCCCTTATGAGAAAGTTGATGGCCGTTCCCTTTCTGCCGGGAACTCATATTCCGCGTGCATTCAGCAG GTTGGCTGAACGCGCGACGTCCATGGAGACGGAAGCGGTGTTCTCCTACATTCAGTCCACCTGGCTTGACAGTTCAATCTGGGCACCGGAAGAATGGTCTGTGTACCGACAGACTGTCAGAACGAACAACGACACAGAAG ggtGGCACCGTCGGTTGAGTTTGAAGGCAGCCGACCACAAGTGCTCCTTCTATGTGTTGGTACCTCTTCTGCGGCGCGAGGCCGAGTACCTGCCAGTGCAGGCCCAGCTGGTGCGAGAGGGAACCGGGCGGGTCCGACTCAACGTCTATGTAAATCTTGACGAGGAGCTTGGCCAGCTATGGGAAGAATACGACCAGCGGGAACTGACCACCGAGGATTTCCTAAACCAAGATCGGGGAGACGTATGCCTTCTGAATCGTCGcctcttgatgatgatgatgatgatgatgatgatgatgatgatgatgatgatgatgatgatgatgatgatgatgatgatgatgatgatgatgatgataatgctgggATATATAAACCTATCACCACATGATGATGATTATCACGTTAcgttgatgataattatgatgaatattattattattattattatgatgaataTGCTGTAA
- the LOC127842103 gene encoding uncharacterized protein LOC127842103 — MCTASVTQEGDIFQAKGPHTHADDPSMRKKVELKRNLKTAAVADVFAASRRLADDHMNVFEATDFNLPKPQTLTRILNRAREKHRPTDPSSLDFEVDTDFIGDGFLRGDVRVDGKRHLIFASDDQLSRLQQSNRWFVDGTFHVVRKPFYQLLSVHAFLGHEDCLKQVPLLFVLMSRRRKVDYLAVFRHILGLWREEPQVQGFVMDFEIYIFFQFAL; from the exons ATGTGTACCGCGTCGGTCACGCAAGAGGGTGACATATTTCAAGCGAAAGGGCCGCACACTCACGCTGATGACCCTTCGATGCGGAAGAAAGTGGAATTGAAACGTAAT TTGAAGACAGCGGCCGTGGCTGATGTGTTCGCGGCCTCCCGTAGATTGGCTGATGACCATATGAATGTTTTCGAGGCCACAGATTTTAACCTGCCCAAGCCGCAGACATTGACGAGGATCCTCAACCGTGCCCGAGAAAAGCATCGGCCAACAGATCCATCATCACTTGACTTTGAG GTGGACACAGACTTCATCGGAGATGGTTTTCTACGCGGCGATGTGCGTGTAGACGGGAAACGTCACCTCATCTTCGCCAGCGACGATCAGCTGAGCAGACTCCAGCAGTCAAACCGCTGGTTCGTCGACGGCACGTTCCACGTCGTCCGGAAGCCTTTTTATCAGCTTCTATCCGTGCACGCATTCCTAGGACACGAGGATTGTCTGAAGCAGGTGCCTTTACTCTTCGTGTTGATGTCACGCAGAAGGAAGGTAGACTACCTCGCCGTCTTCCGGCACATTTTGGGTTTGTGGCGGGAAGAACCACAAGTCCAAGGATTCGTAATGGACTttgagatatatattttttttcaatttgcgtTATAA